A stretch of Corallococcus exiguus DNA encodes these proteins:
- the eutB gene encoding ethanolamine ammonia-lyase subunit EutB, protein MSVCLPDVLPHEDVIDYVQRLRGGFDARLYQQVLGAANAFKEGDEAIGVAAADEASRRNARTLLSRTQLDDLHAHPPFEDRLYVFNLEAWDAARWKRVADWTLGQLKDFLLTAPEPQVHDVLGGLPSDVIACVVKLMDDAELKTVGGRIFHPLPGSRVGAKGYLGARLQPNSPTDHPEDICWQVLNGWSFAVGDVVLGTNPVSSDVASVAAVESALHDVLVTFGLEEVMPHCVLSHIDVQAQVEAMRPGTTGIWFQSLGGNEAANRTFDVTLEKMVAHAASRTGKWGLYFETGQGADATNGHHHGTDMLIHESRKYGFARALKRRVALAQAGTGRDAAPWVHVNDVAGFIGPEVFRTREQLVRCCLEDIVMGKLHGLTLGLDVCSTLHMDVTLDDLGWCQEQLAEAGPAYMMSLPTRNDPMLSYLTTSFQDHVRLRERYGLKVDDRMWAFFQRLGVIDADGRPTKHFGDPAHVYVHFRRAKGDTRPEAELRAEAEVKMAEVRARGVPLAVGHGEAPWTLEPTLEREVRGLYDDGKVGLWSELSDAAVESIPRAAWLKTRSLDRRDYILHPPSGESLDEASEAKVRALRDQHAGRYDAQVVISDGLDPRSLMDEGHLAPFLARLRSELEATGWRVAPEVLVVKHGRVRAGYQVGQLLFGAEGDPRPRALVHVIGERPGSGHHAFSAYLTAPDADTWAKPGAVDHDRTRLIAGISDTSVRPEDAAVELARILAETRTSTAPVVSGVA, encoded by the coding sequence ATGAGCGTCTGTCTCCCCGACGTCCTCCCCCACGAAGATGTCATCGACTACGTGCAGCGCCTGCGCGGCGGCTTCGATGCGCGCCTGTATCAGCAGGTGCTGGGCGCGGCGAATGCGTTCAAGGAAGGCGACGAGGCCATCGGCGTCGCGGCGGCGGACGAGGCTTCGCGGCGCAACGCACGGACCCTGTTGTCGCGCACGCAGCTGGACGACCTGCACGCGCATCCTCCGTTCGAGGACCGGCTGTATGTCTTCAACCTGGAGGCGTGGGACGCGGCGCGCTGGAAGCGCGTGGCGGATTGGACGCTGGGCCAGCTCAAGGACTTCCTGCTCACCGCGCCGGAGCCCCAGGTGCATGACGTCCTGGGCGGGCTGCCGAGTGATGTCATCGCGTGCGTCGTGAAGCTGATGGACGACGCGGAGCTGAAGACAGTCGGTGGGCGCATCTTCCATCCGTTGCCGGGCAGCCGCGTGGGCGCGAAGGGCTATCTGGGTGCGCGCTTGCAGCCCAACTCGCCCACGGATCATCCGGAGGACATCTGCTGGCAGGTCCTCAACGGGTGGTCCTTCGCGGTGGGTGACGTGGTGCTGGGGACCAACCCCGTGTCCTCGGACGTGGCGTCGGTGGCCGCGGTGGAGTCCGCGCTGCACGACGTGCTGGTGACGTTCGGGTTGGAGGAGGTGATGCCCCACTGCGTGCTCTCGCACATCGACGTGCAGGCGCAGGTGGAGGCGATGCGGCCGGGCACCACGGGCATCTGGTTCCAGAGCCTCGGTGGAAACGAAGCGGCCAACCGCACCTTCGACGTGACGCTGGAGAAGATGGTGGCGCACGCGGCGTCGCGCACCGGCAAGTGGGGCCTGTACTTCGAGACGGGGCAGGGGGCGGACGCGACGAACGGGCACCACCACGGCACGGACATGCTCATCCACGAATCGCGCAAGTACGGCTTCGCGCGAGCGCTCAAACGCCGCGTGGCCCTGGCGCAGGCGGGGACGGGGCGGGACGCGGCGCCGTGGGTGCACGTCAACGACGTGGCGGGCTTCATTGGCCCGGAGGTGTTCCGCACGCGCGAGCAGTTGGTGCGCTGCTGCCTGGAAGACATCGTGATGGGCAAGCTGCACGGCCTCACGCTGGGCCTGGACGTGTGCTCCACGCTGCACATGGACGTCACGCTGGATGACCTGGGTTGGTGCCAGGAGCAACTCGCGGAGGCAGGGCCCGCGTACATGATGTCGCTGCCCACGCGGAATGATCCGATGCTCAGCTACCTCACCACGTCCTTCCAGGACCACGTGCGGCTTCGCGAGCGGTACGGCCTGAAGGTGGACGACCGGATGTGGGCCTTCTTCCAGCGCCTGGGCGTCATCGACGCGGACGGCCGGCCCACGAAGCACTTCGGCGACCCGGCCCACGTCTACGTGCACTTCCGACGGGCCAAGGGAGACACGCGTCCGGAGGCGGAGCTGCGGGCGGAGGCGGAAGTGAAGATGGCGGAGGTGCGCGCCCGGGGCGTGCCACTGGCGGTGGGGCACGGCGAGGCGCCCTGGACGCTGGAGCCCACGCTGGAGCGGGAGGTGCGCGGCCTCTACGACGACGGCAAGGTGGGGTTGTGGTCGGAGCTGTCCGACGCGGCGGTGGAGTCCATCCCGCGCGCGGCGTGGCTCAAGACGCGCTCCCTGGACCGTCGCGACTACATCCTGCACCCGCCGTCCGGCGAGTCTCTGGACGAGGCCTCGGAGGCGAAGGTGCGCGCGCTGCGCGACCAGCACGCGGGCCGGTACGACGCGCAGGTGGTCATCTCGGACGGGCTGGATCCGCGCTCGCTGATGGACGAGGGGCACCTGGCGCCGTTCCTGGCGCGGCTGCGCTCGGAGTTGGAGGCGACGGGCTGGAGGGTGGCGCCGGAGGTGCTGGTGGTGAAGCACGGCCGGGTGCGCGCGGGCTACCAGGTGGGCCAGTTGCTGTTCGGCGCGGAAGGGGACCCGCGTCCGCGCGCCCTGGTGCATGTGATTGGCGAGCGCCCCGGCTCCGGGCACCACGCCTTCTCCGCGTACCTCACGGCGCCGGACGCGGACACCTGGGCGAAGCCGGGCGCGGTGGATCACGACCGCACCCGGCTCATCGCCGGCATCTCGGACACCAGCGTCAGGCCGGAGGACGCCGCCGTGGAGCTGGCGCGGATCCTCGCGGAGACGCGGACTTCAACCGCCCCCGTGGTGTCAGGGGTGGCCTAG
- a CDS encoding phytoene desaturase family protein, with the protein MADTWYDAVVVGAGFGGLGTALELCRRGARVALCEGLNYPGGCASTFRRGGYAFESGATLFSGFGEHQLFGRWIREHALDVTVDWLDPLVELRTPGMRLPVQRDRERLIAAFCALPGAPVRGVRRFFELQAQVAGALWPLFDDPDLLPPLNLKTLMRHAGRAWSYAPLARWLGRPLGAVLAHHGLEGFTPLRTYLDALCQITVQCPAAEAEAPFAFAAMDYYWRGTGHVRGGIGRLATALTKAISAQGGDVFMANRVLSVTPVDGGCRVTARRGELLARHVVANVLPQGLRTLMEVPVGRLPRVDALAERVDDGWGAAMLYLVVRPPEGDSGGAHHFELVRDEQAPFIEGNHLFASVSGAADEGRARPGQRTVTVSTHVPLKKLAGMTPEEQAPYFAGLHARMRENLEALLPEWMANVVHVMTASPRTFQRFTSREAGAVGGVPRRAGLNNYRVLGPFQAQRGVWLVGDSVFPGQSTLATAVGGVRTAASIAALR; encoded by the coding sequence ATGGCGGACACCTGGTACGACGCGGTGGTGGTGGGTGCGGGCTTCGGTGGCCTGGGCACGGCGCTGGAGTTGTGCCGCCGGGGCGCCCGGGTGGCGCTGTGCGAAGGGCTCAACTACCCGGGCGGCTGCGCGAGCACCTTCCGGCGCGGTGGCTACGCCTTCGAGTCCGGCGCCACGCTGTTCTCCGGCTTCGGTGAGCATCAGCTCTTCGGCCGGTGGATCCGCGAGCACGCGCTGGACGTGACGGTGGACTGGTTGGATCCCCTGGTGGAGCTGCGAACCCCGGGGATGCGGCTGCCAGTGCAGCGGGACCGGGAGCGGCTCATCGCCGCGTTCTGCGCGCTGCCCGGAGCCCCCGTGCGGGGCGTGCGGCGGTTCTTCGAACTACAGGCCCAGGTGGCCGGTGCGCTGTGGCCGCTGTTCGATGACCCGGACCTGTTGCCGCCGTTGAACCTGAAGACGCTGATGCGGCACGCGGGGCGCGCGTGGTCCTACGCGCCGCTGGCGCGGTGGCTGGGCCGTCCGCTGGGCGCGGTGCTCGCGCATCACGGGCTGGAGGGCTTCACGCCGCTGCGCACGTACCTGGACGCGCTCTGTCAGATCACCGTGCAGTGCCCCGCGGCGGAGGCGGAGGCGCCGTTCGCGTTCGCGGCGATGGACTACTACTGGCGCGGCACGGGGCACGTGCGGGGCGGCATCGGCCGGTTGGCGACGGCGCTGACGAAGGCCATCTCGGCCCAGGGCGGCGACGTGTTCATGGCGAACCGGGTGCTCTCGGTGACGCCGGTGGATGGAGGCTGTCGGGTGACGGCGCGCAGGGGTGAGCTGCTCGCCCGGCATGTGGTGGCCAACGTGCTGCCTCAAGGGCTGCGCACGCTGATGGAGGTTCCGGTGGGGAGGCTTCCCCGGGTGGATGCGCTCGCGGAGCGCGTGGACGACGGCTGGGGCGCGGCGATGCTCTACCTCGTCGTGCGGCCTCCCGAAGGTGACTCCGGCGGCGCGCATCACTTCGAATTGGTGCGCGACGAGCAAGCCCCCTTCATCGAAGGCAACCACCTCTTCGCCTCCGTGAGCGGGGCGGCGGACGAAGGGCGCGCACGGCCGGGGCAGCGCACGGTGACGGTGTCCACGCACGTGCCGTTGAAGAAGCTCGCGGGCATGACGCCGGAGGAGCAGGCGCCCTACTTCGCCGGACTCCATGCGCGGATGCGCGAGAACCTGGAGGCGCTGCTCCCGGAGTGGATGGCCAACGTGGTGCACGTCATGACGGCGTCGCCGCGCACGTTCCAGCGCTTCACGTCGCGCGAGGCCGGCGCGGTGGGCGGAGTTCCCCGTCGCGCGGGGTTGAACAACTACCGCGTGCTGGGACCCTTCCAGGCGCAGCGCGGCGTGTGGTTGGTGGGGGACTCCGTGTTCCCGGGCCAGAGCACCCTGGCCACCGCGGTGGGTGGCGTGCGCACCGCCGCGAGCATCGCCGCGCTGCGCTGA
- a CDS encoding MogA/MoaB family molybdenum cofactor biosynthesis protein, translated as MHVSAYVVTCSDSRDEAHDGSGKDLREGLAAAGHTVAGHTVVKDDPEAIRGALAQAQAAGARAVLFTGGTGIGRRDCTVETLRALFEKELPGFGELFRMLSFQRIGSPAMMSRATAGTYQGMILFALPGSPQAVRLALDALILPELGHAVRELTR; from the coding sequence GTGCATGTCAGCGCGTACGTGGTGACGTGCTCGGACAGCCGGGACGAAGCGCACGACGGCAGCGGGAAGGACCTGCGCGAGGGCCTGGCCGCCGCGGGGCACACCGTCGCCGGGCACACGGTGGTGAAGGATGATCCGGAGGCCATCCGGGGCGCTCTCGCGCAGGCGCAGGCGGCGGGGGCCCGCGCGGTGCTCTTCACGGGAGGCACGGGCATTGGCCGGCGCGACTGCACGGTGGAGACGCTGCGCGCGCTCTTCGAAAAAGAGCTGCCCGGCTTCGGTGAGCTGTTCCGGATGCTGTCGTTCCAGCGCATCGGCAGCCCCGCGATGATGTCGCGCGCCACGGCGGGCACGTACCAGGGGATGATCCTCTTCGCGCTGCCGGGCTCGCCGCAGGCGGTGCGGCTGGCACTGGATGCGCTCATCCTCCCGGAGCTGGGCCACGCTGTGCGCGAGCTCACGCGTTAG
- a CDS encoding dienelactone hydrolase family protein, translating into MKHRTRWTLGAVLAALLLAVVFLLPPELRGLSFVLRAAGLHGTAADALASYDTRAFSVADLSVPTHHGRVRARLYRPDRRKGRLIVLTSGVHAAGIDEPRLVSLAENLAMSGHPVLTPEPPDLLRYEITPCLPDIIEETALWALGQESLAPEGKVDLFGISFSGGLSVVAAGRPALRDKVAAVLSFGGHGDLSRVLSFLCTGVQADGTHRKPHDYGVVVILLNVADRLVPPEQVAALREGVLKFMHASHLTLVDSKQAEAAFAEARAMEATLPEPAATLLHQVNTRDVAALGARLLPFVKDFAGDPSLSPERSPAPLAPVYLLHGMDDSVIPAIESTLLARALEPHTRVHLRPTPLITHAEMDRQASAMDALKMVRFWSGLLGE; encoded by the coding sequence ATGAAGCACCGGACTCGCTGGACGCTGGGGGCCGTGCTCGCGGCCCTGTTGCTCGCGGTCGTCTTCCTGCTGCCGCCCGAGCTGCGAGGGCTGTCCTTCGTGCTGCGCGCGGCGGGCCTCCACGGCACCGCGGCCGATGCCCTGGCCAGCTATGACACCCGGGCCTTTTCCGTCGCGGACCTGAGCGTGCCCACGCACCACGGGCGGGTGCGCGCGCGGCTCTACCGTCCGGACCGGCGCAAGGGCAGGCTCATCGTGCTCACCTCGGGCGTGCACGCCGCGGGCATCGACGAGCCCCGGCTGGTGAGCCTGGCGGAGAACCTGGCGATGAGCGGACATCCGGTGCTCACGCCGGAGCCCCCGGACCTGCTGCGCTACGAAATCACGCCGTGCCTGCCGGACATCATCGAGGAGACGGCGCTGTGGGCGCTGGGGCAGGAATCGCTGGCGCCAGAGGGGAAGGTGGACCTCTTCGGCATCAGCTTCTCCGGAGGACTGTCCGTCGTTGCCGCGGGCCGGCCCGCGCTGCGCGACAAGGTGGCCGCGGTGCTGTCCTTCGGGGGACACGGCGACCTGTCACGCGTGCTGTCCTTCCTGTGCACGGGTGTGCAGGCGGACGGGACGCACCGCAAGCCGCACGACTACGGCGTGGTGGTCATCCTGCTGAACGTGGCGGACCGGCTGGTGCCGCCGGAGCAGGTGGCGGCCCTGCGCGAGGGAGTCCTGAAGTTCATGCATGCGTCGCACCTGACGCTCGTGGACTCGAAGCAGGCGGAGGCCGCGTTCGCGGAGGCGCGCGCGATGGAGGCCACGTTGCCGGAGCCCGCCGCCACGCTGCTGCACCAGGTGAACACTCGTGACGTGGCCGCGCTGGGAGCCCGGTTGCTGCCCTTCGTGAAGGACTTCGCCGGGGACCCGTCGCTGTCGCCGGAGCGTTCCCCCGCGCCCCTGGCGCCGGTGTACCTGCTGCACGGGATGGACGACTCCGTCATCCCCGCCATTGAATCCACGCTGCTGGCGCGCGCGCTGGAGCCGCACACGCGCGTGCACCTGCGGCCCACGCCTCTCATCACCCACGCGGAGATGGACCGGCAGGCCAGCGCGATGGACGCGCTGAAGATGGTGCGCTTCTGGTCGGGCCTCCTCGGCGAGTAG
- a CDS encoding Rieske (2Fe-2S) protein, translating to MTKIKLGPADFAEREMRGYEIGKRNVCIAKIQGRYKGLDDWCNHAGCLLSGGRIEDNMVVCPCHEVGFDMDSGKNATSPGVCDDQPTVQLTVEDGTLVVDLPDV from the coding sequence ATGACGAAGATCAAGCTGGGCCCCGCGGACTTCGCCGAGAGGGAGATGCGGGGCTACGAAATCGGCAAGCGCAACGTCTGCATCGCGAAGATCCAGGGCCGTTACAAGGGCCTTGATGACTGGTGCAACCACGCCGGATGTCTGCTGTCGGGCGGACGCATCGAGGACAACATGGTCGTGTGCCCCTGCCATGAGGTCGGCTTCGACATGGACTCGGGAAAGAACGCGACTTCGCCCGGCGTCTGTGATGACCAGCCGACGGTGCAGCTCACGGTCGAGGACGGAACGCTCGTCGTCGACCTGCCCGACGTTTGA
- a CDS encoding TIGR02757 family protein has translation MKKRRVAHTGLSTQAADLLRPRLDAFLASTDQKARIGFDPVEFPHRYMDPRDVEVSALLAAALAYGRADLFRPKVDALLKQMGPSPAAFVRALDVKGAKALLTGFVYRFNVGTDLAVLLLGMGHALREHGSLEALFVRGFQSSGTLHGAISAFTAALRDVPMGALRKAMGPEKGLHHLLPSPLGPGAAKRLNLYLRWMVRGPDAVDFGIWKQVPASALMVPLDTHIGRMALHLGLTQRTDLTWRTAEEVTASLRALDPEDPVRYDFALCHYGMSGACPAKTLPQHCERCSLLPSCKVGPQVIARGSLQF, from the coding sequence ATGAAGAAGCGCCGTGTCGCGCACACCGGCTTGAGCACCCAGGCGGCCGACCTCCTGCGTCCCCGCCTGGATGCCTTCCTGGCATCGACGGACCAGAAGGCGCGCATCGGGTTCGACCCGGTGGAGTTTCCCCACCGCTACATGGATCCACGCGACGTGGAGGTCAGCGCGCTGCTCGCGGCGGCGCTGGCCTACGGGCGCGCGGACCTCTTCCGCCCGAAGGTGGACGCGCTCCTGAAGCAGATGGGGCCGTCACCCGCGGCCTTCGTGCGCGCGCTGGACGTGAAGGGCGCGAAGGCGCTGCTCACGGGCTTCGTGTACCGCTTCAACGTGGGCACCGACCTCGCGGTGCTGCTGCTGGGCATGGGCCACGCGCTGCGCGAGCACGGCAGCCTGGAGGCCCTGTTCGTACGGGGCTTCCAATCGAGCGGCACGCTGCACGGGGCGATTTCAGCCTTCACCGCCGCGCTGCGGGACGTGCCCATGGGTGCGCTCCGCAAGGCCATGGGACCAGAGAAGGGGCTGCATCACCTGCTTCCCTCTCCGCTGGGGCCGGGCGCGGCGAAGCGCCTCAACCTGTACCTCCGGTGGATGGTGCGCGGACCTGACGCGGTGGACTTCGGCATCTGGAAGCAGGTGCCCGCGTCAGCACTGATGGTCCCACTGGACACGCACATCGGACGCATGGCGCTCCACCTGGGCCTCACGCAGCGCACCGACCTCACCTGGCGTACGGCGGAGGAGGTGACGGCATCGCTGCGGGCGCTCGATCCCGAGGACCCCGTCCGCTACGACTTTGCTTTGTGCCACTACGGAATGAGTGGCGCCTGCCCGGCGAAGACGCTGCCCCAGCACTGTGAGCGTTGTTCGCTCCTACCTTCCTGCAAGGTAGGCCCCCAAGTCATCGCGCGCGGTTCACTGCAATTCTGA
- the polX gene encoding DNA polymerase/3'-5' exonuclease PolX — protein sequence MTPDVTPSIAVLTDKAAVAQLLRDMSLLLQLQGQSGFRVRAYDIGADRIANLPQDLGAIVTEGRLQELQGIGPGLAEKLTELVTTGRMTAFEELKAQFPAGLLELMKLPDVGPKKVAALWSTLQVGSIEDLELACRDGRVRALKGFGAKSEAKLLDGIAVYRRARGERKLLGDALPIAEGLLERIRQAPGVVRASLGGSVRRRAETVSDVDLIASAKEAGPVLDALANAPGVATVIGKGESKCSVRMVQGDLQVDLRVLPDEDFATALHHFTGSKAHHIRLRNLGHEKGLKISEWGVHREDGTKVPVPDEATLYRLLDMQEVPPELREDNGEVEAARAGKLPEDLVTLEDVQGAVHAHSTWSDGRNTLEEMARAAQALGLKYLTITEHSEAAIHAGGLKVDDLKRQWEEIDRVNAAVPGMRLLKGIEVDILESGALDYADSVLEQLEVVIASIHVRHSMDEDQMTRRVLAALDNPHLHILGHPTGRLIQSREPYALRMEEVLERARERGVAVEINGKPARLDIKSEYVRQAVGRGVKLVVSCDAHRQDDLKNLAFAVATARRGWARKKDILNTRSAESFLAALRER from the coding sequence GTGACTCCTGACGTGACACCCTCCATCGCCGTGCTCACCGACAAGGCGGCCGTTGCCCAGCTCCTCCGGGACATGTCCCTCCTGCTCCAGCTCCAGGGGCAGAGCGGCTTCCGCGTCCGCGCCTACGACATCGGCGCGGACCGCATCGCGAACCTGCCGCAGGACCTGGGCGCCATCGTCACCGAGGGCCGCCTGCAGGAGCTCCAGGGCATCGGCCCGGGGCTCGCCGAAAAGCTCACCGAGCTGGTGACGACCGGCCGCATGACGGCGTTCGAGGAGCTGAAGGCCCAGTTCCCCGCCGGCCTGCTGGAGCTGATGAAGCTGCCGGACGTGGGTCCGAAGAAGGTGGCGGCCCTGTGGAGCACGCTCCAGGTGGGCAGCATCGAGGACCTGGAGCTCGCCTGCCGCGACGGCCGCGTGCGCGCGCTCAAGGGCTTTGGCGCCAAGAGCGAGGCGAAGCTCCTGGACGGCATCGCCGTGTACCGGCGCGCTCGCGGCGAAAGAAAGCTGCTGGGTGACGCGCTCCCCATCGCGGAGGGCCTGCTGGAGCGGATCCGCCAGGCCCCAGGCGTGGTGCGAGCAAGCCTGGGCGGCAGCGTGCGCCGTCGCGCGGAGACGGTGTCCGACGTGGACCTTATCGCCTCCGCGAAGGAAGCAGGGCCGGTGCTGGACGCGCTCGCGAACGCGCCGGGCGTGGCCACGGTGATTGGCAAGGGCGAAAGCAAGTGCTCCGTGCGCATGGTGCAGGGCGACCTCCAGGTGGACCTGCGCGTGCTGCCGGACGAGGACTTCGCCACCGCGCTGCACCACTTCACCGGCTCCAAGGCGCACCACATCCGGCTGCGTAACCTGGGCCACGAGAAGGGCCTCAAGATTTCCGAGTGGGGCGTGCACCGCGAGGACGGCACCAAGGTCCCCGTCCCCGACGAGGCGACGCTGTACCGGCTGCTGGACATGCAGGAGGTGCCGCCGGAGCTGCGCGAGGACAACGGCGAGGTGGAGGCCGCCAGGGCCGGGAAGCTGCCGGAGGACCTGGTGACCCTGGAGGACGTGCAGGGCGCGGTGCACGCGCACAGCACCTGGTCCGACGGCCGCAACACGCTGGAGGAGATGGCGCGCGCGGCCCAGGCCCTGGGGCTCAAGTACCTCACCATCACCGAGCACAGCGAGGCCGCCATCCACGCGGGCGGCCTCAAGGTGGACGACCTCAAGCGGCAGTGGGAGGAGATCGACCGCGTGAACGCGGCGGTGCCCGGCATGCGGCTGCTCAAGGGCATCGAGGTGGACATCCTGGAGTCGGGGGCCCTGGACTACGCGGACAGCGTGCTGGAGCAGCTGGAGGTCGTCATCGCGTCCATCCACGTGCGCCACTCCATGGACGAGGACCAGATGACGCGCCGGGTGCTGGCCGCGCTGGACAACCCGCACCTGCACATCCTGGGACACCCCACCGGGCGCCTCATCCAGAGCCGCGAGCCGTACGCGCTGCGCATGGAGGAGGTGCTGGAGCGCGCCCGCGAGCGCGGCGTCGCGGTGGAGATCAACGGCAAGCCGGCGCGTCTGGACATCAAGTCCGAATACGTGCGGCAGGCCGTGGGTCGCGGGGTGAAGCTGGTGGTGAGCTGCGACGCGCACCGTCAGGACGACCTGAAGAACCTGGCCTTCGCGGTGGCCACGGCGCGCCGGGGCTGGGCGAGGAAGAAGGACATCCTCAACACCCGGTCCGCGGAGAGCTTCCTCGCCGCCCTGCGGGAGCGCTGA
- a CDS encoding hybrid sensor histidine kinase/response regulator: MRSGDAGKLILRGTRSDAVHAMLVAVPAPVAQDVERDLCATAEGRACRVIRVESPPEPLPEGLLVLWDHGGPLEAVKARCQWAHARRLPTRTWLVVLTKREGEEAEALVAAGADECVAPPGTRWGARLVALRRRSADGDAQALRRARDMFQGALDAVPEPLFIKDREHRLVAVNGAYCRLLDQSAEALRGTVSSAQVPPHEAEASWRQDERAFTTGQTVEDEGSFTDAKGRSHEVLTQRAAYMLPNGERFLVGLVRDVTERSRQETQRRLAERMTSVGTLAAGVAHEINNPLSYVTSNLAYLWERVAQPVLPVPTEQLEELRQVVAEALEGAGRVRSIVRDLRTFSRTEEEQHGPVDVRRAVENAVKLMRDDLQHRACMACDLDPVAAVHGNEGRLAQVVTGLLTNALQAFGDRAPEENLIKLRVRPGREGHVLIEVEDNGHGMPAEVRQRIFDPFFTTRSPKGGTGLGLSICLTLVHAMGGHIEVASEEGQGSLFRVELPALTLPPEAIKPAQATPAVTEAPPSQSVRTTRDLRRLLLIDDEPAVGSAVSRLLRNLYEVHVIQDAREALKRLSHGEKFDAIICDLMMPGMSGMDFLVELERLAPELAPRTGLMTGGVNPLAREFVGRRARELLEKPFERDQLCTFVETLMQ; this comes from the coding sequence ATGCGGTCGGGCGACGCGGGAAAATTGATCCTGCGGGGCACGAGGAGCGACGCGGTGCACGCAATGCTGGTGGCGGTTCCAGCCCCGGTGGCCCAGGACGTGGAGCGCGACCTTTGCGCCACGGCCGAGGGGCGTGCATGTCGAGTGATCCGCGTGGAGTCCCCGCCGGAGCCGCTGCCCGAAGGACTCCTCGTTCTCTGGGACCACGGCGGTCCGCTGGAGGCCGTGAAGGCGCGCTGCCAGTGGGCACACGCGCGGCGGCTGCCGACGCGGACATGGCTGGTCGTACTGACGAAGCGCGAGGGCGAGGAGGCGGAGGCGCTGGTGGCCGCGGGCGCGGACGAGTGCGTGGCGCCGCCCGGCACGCGCTGGGGCGCGAGGCTCGTGGCGCTGCGGCGCAGATCCGCGGACGGGGACGCGCAGGCGCTCCGGCGAGCGCGCGACATGTTCCAGGGCGCGCTGGACGCGGTGCCGGAGCCGCTGTTCATCAAGGACCGTGAGCACCGGCTCGTGGCGGTGAACGGCGCCTACTGCCGCCTGCTGGATCAATCCGCTGAAGCGCTGCGGGGCACGGTCTCCTCGGCGCAGGTGCCACCGCACGAGGCGGAGGCGTCATGGCGCCAGGACGAGCGTGCCTTCACCACCGGGCAGACCGTGGAGGACGAGGGCTCCTTCACCGACGCCAAGGGCCGCTCGCACGAGGTGCTCACGCAGCGGGCCGCGTACATGCTGCCCAACGGCGAGCGCTTCCTCGTGGGGCTGGTGCGCGACGTCACCGAGCGCTCCCGCCAGGAGACGCAGCGGCGCCTGGCGGAGCGGATGACGTCCGTGGGCACGCTGGCCGCGGGCGTCGCGCATGAAATCAACAACCCGCTCTCCTACGTGACCTCCAACCTGGCCTACCTCTGGGAGCGCGTCGCGCAGCCGGTGCTTCCGGTGCCGACCGAGCAGCTGGAGGAGCTGCGGCAGGTGGTGGCGGAGGCGCTGGAGGGCGCGGGGAGGGTGCGCTCCATCGTGCGCGACCTGCGGACGTTCTCGCGCACGGAGGAGGAACAGCACGGGCCGGTGGATGTGCGGCGCGCGGTGGAGAACGCGGTCAAGCTGATGCGCGACGACCTCCAGCACCGCGCGTGCATGGCGTGCGATCTGGATCCGGTGGCCGCGGTACATGGCAACGAGGGCCGGCTGGCGCAGGTCGTCACGGGCCTGCTGACGAACGCGCTCCAGGCCTTCGGCGATAGAGCTCCGGAGGAGAACCTGATCAAGCTGCGCGTGCGTCCGGGCCGCGAGGGCCACGTGCTCATCGAGGTGGAGGACAACGGGCACGGGATGCCCGCGGAGGTGCGCCAGCGCATCTTCGACCCGTTCTTCACCACGCGCTCGCCCAAGGGCGGCACGGGCCTGGGCCTGTCCATCTGCCTCACGCTGGTGCACGCGATGGGCGGCCACATCGAGGTGGCCAGCGAAGAAGGGCAGGGCAGCCTCTTCCGCGTGGAGCTGCCGGCGCTCACGTTGCCGCCCGAGGCGATCAAACCCGCGCAGGCCACCCCGGCCGTGACGGAGGCGCCCCCGTCGCAGTCGGTGCGCACGACGCGAGACCTGCGCCGGTTGCTGCTCATCGACGACGAGCCCGCGGTGGGCAGCGCGGTGAGCCGCCTCTTGCGCAACCTCTACGAGGTGCACGTCATCCAGGACGCACGCGAGGCCCTGAAGCGTCTGTCGCACGGCGAGAAGTTCGACGCCATCATCTGCGACCTGATGATGCCGGGCATGAGCGGCATGGACTTCCTCGTGGAGCTGGAGCGGCTGGCGCCGGAGCTGGCGCCGCGCACCGGCCTGATGACGGGCGGGGTGAACCCGCTGGCCCGCGAGTTCGTGGGCCGCCGCGCGAGAGAGTTGCTGGAGAAGCCCTTCGAGCGCGACCAGCTGTGCACCTTCGTCGAAACGCTGATGCAATGA